From a region of the Rhodamnia argentea isolate NSW1041297 unplaced genomic scaffold, ASM2092103v1 Rarg_v2.45, whole genome shotgun sequence genome:
- the LOC125313472 gene encoding NAD(P)H-quinone oxidoreductase subunit 2 A, chloroplastic-like has protein sequence MDSVLYIREEEKEVRNPLFDSDSPTPVVAFLSVTSKVAASASATRIFDIPFYFSSNEWHLLLEILAILSMILGNLIAITQTSMKRMLAYSSIGQIGYVIIGIIVGDSNGGYASMITYMLFYISMNLGTFACIVLFGLRTGTDNIRDYAGLYTKDPFLALSLALCLLSLGGLPPLAGFFGKLHLFWCGWQAGLYFLVSIGLLTSVISIYYYLKIIKLLMTGRNQEITPHVRNYRRSPLRSNNSIELSMIVCVIASTIPGISMNPIIAIAQDTLF, from the exons ATGGATTCGGTCTTATACATACGCGAGGAAG AGAAAGAAGTGAGGAATCCTCTTTTCGACTCTGACTCTCCCACTCCAGTCgttgcttttctttctgttaCTTCGAAAGTAGCTGCTTCAGCTTCAGCCACTCGAATTTTCgatattcctttttatttctcatcaAACGAATGGCATCTTCTTCTGGAAATCCTAGCTATTCTTAGCATGATATTGGGGAATCTCATTGCTATTactcaaacaagcatgaaaCGTATGCTTGCATATTCTTCCATAGGTCAAATCGGATATGTAATTATTGGAATAATTGTTGGAGACTCAAATGGTGGATATGCGAGCATGATAACTTATATGCTGTTCTATATCTCCATGAATCTAGGAACTTTTGCTTGCATTGTATTATTTGGTCTACGTACCGGAACTGATAACATTCGAGATTATGCAGGATTATACACGAAAGATCCTTTTTTGGCTCTCTCTTTAGCCCTATGTCTCTTATCCCTAGGAGGTCTTCCTCCACTAGCAGGTTTTTTCGGAAAACTCCATTTATTCTGGTGTGGATGGCAGGCAGGCCTATACTTCTTGGTTTCAATAGGACTCCTTACGAGCGTTATTTCTATCTactattatctaaaaataatcaagttATTAATGACTGGACGAAACCAAGAAATAACACCTCACGTGCGAAATTATAGAAGATCCCctttaagatcaaacaattccatCGAATTGAGTATGATTGTATGTGTGATAGCATCTACTATACCAGGAATATCAATGAACCCGATTATTGCAATTGCTCAGGATACCCTTTTTTAG